The following are encoded together in the Methylobacterium radiotolerans JCM 2831 genome:
- a CDS encoding FAD binding domain-containing protein codes for MKAPDFAYARPASLEAALALLAEHGDDAVPLAGGQSLVTALNMRLSAPGLLVDLNAIPELTGVSEADGVVRIGAMTRHRDVGTAVIVRDRLPLLAAALPHIAHPAIRNRGTIGGSVALADPATEWPACCLAAGATIVVRGPAAERRVPADAFFRGLYTTALEPGEIVTAIEFPVPGADAVWGFEELSRRHGDYALVGLAATGRRAAGGLSDLRLAFFGVADRPVLARTAAAALEAGDLAGAQAALAGELDPPDDPTTKAATRLHLARVILGRVAAGMRGGGAQEGDPDGV; via the coding sequence GCGCGTCCGGCCTCGCTCGAGGCGGCGCTCGCCCTGCTCGCCGAGCACGGGGACGATGCCGTTCCCCTCGCGGGCGGCCAGAGCCTCGTCACGGCCCTCAACATGCGCCTCTCGGCGCCCGGCCTGCTGGTCGACCTCAACGCGATCCCCGAACTCACCGGCGTCTCGGAAGCCGACGGCGTTGTGCGGATCGGCGCGATGACGCGCCACCGCGACGTCGGGACCGCGGTGATCGTGCGCGATCGCCTGCCGCTGCTCGCCGCCGCCCTGCCGCACATCGCCCATCCGGCGATCCGCAACCGCGGCACGATCGGCGGCTCAGTGGCGCTGGCCGACCCGGCCACCGAGTGGCCCGCCTGCTGCCTCGCCGCCGGCGCCACGATCGTGGTGCGCGGCCCCGCGGCCGAGCGGCGCGTCCCGGCCGACGCGTTCTTCCGCGGCCTCTACACGACGGCCCTGGAGCCCGGCGAGATCGTCACGGCGATCGAGTTTCCCGTGCCGGGAGCCGACGCGGTCTGGGGGTTCGAGGAATTGTCGCGCCGCCACGGCGACTACGCCCTCGTCGGCCTCGCGGCGACCGGGCGCCGGGCCGCGGGCGGCCTGTCGGACCTGCGCCTCGCCTTCTTCGGCGTGGCCGATCGGCCGGTCCTGGCGCGGACCGCCGCGGCGGCCCTGGAGGCCGGCGACCTCGCGGGTGCCCAGGCGGCGCTCGCCGGTGAGCTCGACCCGCCGGACGACCCGACGACCAAGGCCGCGACGCGGCTTCACCTCGCCCGCGTGATCCTCGGCCGCGTTGCGGCCGGGATGCGCGGCGGCGGAGCGCAGGAGGGAGACCCCGATGGCGTCTGA
- a CDS encoding (2Fe-2S)-binding protein — translation MASESPDRARAVAFTLNGEAVRAHVPARMHLGDLLRQSFGLTGVHLGCEHGVCGACTILVDGRAVRSCLMLGVQADGATVETVEGLTESGRIRDLQDAFHARNALQCGYCTPGMLVTAAELLEDADAATSRDAIRAAIAGNYCRCTGYHAIVDAIAATAEARGQGRRDAGREAAE, via the coding sequence ATGGCGTCTGAGAGCCCGGACCGCGCGCGCGCGGTCGCCTTCACGCTGAACGGCGAGGCCGTGCGGGCCCATGTCCCGGCCCGGATGCATCTCGGCGATCTGCTGCGCCAGTCCTTCGGCCTCACCGGCGTGCATCTCGGCTGCGAGCACGGCGTCTGCGGCGCCTGCACGATCCTCGTGGACGGCCGGGCGGTGCGGTCCTGCCTGATGCTCGGCGTCCAGGCCGACGGCGCCACCGTCGAGACCGTGGAGGGCTTGACCGAGAGCGGGCGCATCCGCGACCTGCAGGACGCCTTCCACGCCCGCAACGCCCTGCAGTGCGGCTACTGTACCCCCGGCATGCTGGTGACGGCCGCCGAGCTGCTGGAGGACGCGGACGCGGCCACATCGCGCGACGCGATCCGCGCGGCGATCGCGGGCAATTACTGCCGCTGCACCGGCTACCACGCCATCGTCGACGCCATCGCGGCGACCGCCGAGGCGCGCGGGCAAGGTCGCCGGGATGCCGGCCGGGAGGCCGCCGAATGA
- a CDS encoding xanthine dehydrogenase family protein molybdopterin-binding subunit: MSADPGGLTFLDRPNSYIGRSVPRPNARRLLEGRGVYVDDVAVARLGHVAFLRSPHAHARIVALETADAAAMPGVIAVVTGAELAEVCAPWVGVLGHFKGLRSAPQHALAIDRVTWVGEPFCAVVARGRAEAEDALAAIMVEFDPLPAVVDMEAALDPATPAIHAELGDNLAFERVLDVGDVDAAFRDAAVVVEETFQFGRHTGVCLEPRAILADWAAADGMLTVHHSFQAPHMMQDILCKHLALPEGAVRVICKDVGGSFGIKVHVYPDEMATCALALMLKRPVKFVADRLESFQSDIHARDHRVTARMAFSAEGDILALDMDDLTGIGPYSVYPRTSAVEANQVVNLTGGPYRHRHYRARARVVLQNKAPTCQYRAVGHPIATMVAEGLVDLGAARLGLDPLAVRERNVIPDDAYPCAGVSGIKLEKLSHQAALAKLKAMMDYDALRAEQARLRARGIHRGIGLAAFIEITNPSAAFYGVGGARISSQDGCTIRLDPQGGVVAAVSVTEQGQGTEGIIAQIVATATGVPMDKVRVISGDTQATPYGGGTWASRGAGIGGEAAWQAGKALRGNVLAVAGAILQADPGSLDVRDGAVVDAATGTERMPLAELGRIVYFRPDTLPPGVQPEFVATRHYVPKDYPFAFTNGVQASYVEVDTETGFVRLLKHWCVEDCGTVLNPLLVDEQIRGGIVQGIGGALFEHCLYDSEGQLLNGSMADYLVPMAGEMPDIAVAHVVSATASSEIGAKGAGEAGTAGAPAAVVNAINDALAPLNARVARQPVTPEVVLEALGLI, encoded by the coding sequence ATGAGCGCGGATCCGGGCGGCCTCACCTTCCTCGACCGGCCGAACAGCTATATCGGCCGCTCGGTCCCGCGGCCGAACGCGCGGCGCCTGCTCGAGGGACGCGGCGTCTACGTGGACGACGTGGCCGTCGCCCGCCTCGGCCACGTCGCCTTCCTGCGCAGCCCCCACGCCCACGCCCGCATCGTCGCGCTGGAGACCGCGGACGCCGCGGCGATGCCCGGCGTGATCGCGGTGGTGACCGGCGCCGAGCTGGCGGAGGTGTGCGCGCCCTGGGTCGGCGTGCTCGGCCACTTCAAGGGGCTGCGCTCGGCGCCCCAGCACGCGCTGGCGATCGACCGGGTGACCTGGGTCGGCGAGCCGTTCTGCGCCGTGGTCGCGCGCGGCCGGGCCGAGGCCGAGGACGCGCTGGCCGCCATCATGGTCGAGTTCGACCCGCTCCCCGCCGTCGTCGACATGGAGGCGGCGCTCGATCCCGCGACGCCGGCGATCCACGCCGAACTCGGCGACAACCTCGCCTTCGAGCGCGTCCTCGACGTCGGCGACGTCGACGCGGCCTTCCGCGACGCCGCCGTCGTGGTCGAGGAGACCTTCCAGTTCGGCCGGCACACGGGCGTGTGCCTGGAGCCGCGGGCGATCCTCGCGGACTGGGCGGCGGCGGACGGGATGCTCACCGTCCACCATTCCTTCCAGGCGCCGCACATGATGCAGGACATCCTGTGCAAGCACCTCGCTCTGCCCGAAGGGGCGGTGCGGGTGATCTGCAAGGATGTCGGCGGCTCCTTCGGGATCAAGGTCCACGTCTACCCCGACGAGATGGCGACCTGCGCGCTGGCGCTGATGCTGAAGCGCCCGGTCAAGTTCGTCGCCGACCGGCTGGAGAGCTTCCAGAGCGACATCCACGCCCGCGACCACCGGGTCACCGCCCGGATGGCCTTCTCGGCCGAGGGCGACATCCTCGCCCTCGACATGGACGACCTCACGGGCATCGGGCCCTACTCGGTCTACCCGCGCACCAGCGCGGTCGAGGCCAACCAGGTCGTCAACCTGACCGGCGGTCCCTACCGGCACCGGCATTACCGGGCCCGGGCCCGGGTCGTGCTGCAGAACAAGGCGCCGACCTGCCAGTACCGGGCGGTGGGCCACCCGATCGCCACGATGGTCGCCGAGGGGCTCGTCGACCTGGGCGCCGCCCGGCTCGGGCTCGATCCCCTGGCCGTGCGCGAGCGGAACGTCATCCCCGACGACGCCTATCCCTGCGCGGGCGTCTCGGGGATCAAGCTGGAGAAGCTGTCCCACCAGGCGGCGCTCGCCAAGCTCAAGGCGATGATGGACTACGATGCCCTGCGGGCCGAGCAGGCGCGCCTGCGCGCGCGGGGGATCCACCGGGGCATCGGGCTCGCGGCCTTCATCGAGATCACCAACCCGTCGGCGGCCTTCTACGGGGTCGGCGGCGCGCGCATCTCCTCCCAGGACGGCTGCACGATCCGGCTCGATCCCCAGGGCGGTGTCGTCGCGGCGGTCAGCGTCACCGAGCAGGGCCAGGGCACCGAGGGCATCATCGCGCAGATCGTGGCGACCGCCACCGGCGTGCCGATGGACAAGGTCCGGGTGATCTCGGGCGACACGCAGGCGACCCCCTACGGCGGCGGGACCTGGGCCTCGCGCGGGGCCGGCATCGGCGGCGAGGCGGCGTGGCAGGCCGGCAAGGCGCTGCGCGGCAACGTCCTGGCGGTGGCGGGCGCGATCCTGCAGGCCGATCCCGGGAGCCTCGACGTGCGCGACGGCGCCGTGGTGGACGCCGCCACCGGGACCGAGCGCATGCCGCTCGCGGAGCTCGGCCGCATCGTCTACTTCCGCCCCGACACGCTGCCGCCGGGCGTGCAGCCGGAATTCGTGGCGACCCGCCACTACGTGCCGAAGGACTACCCCTTCGCCTTCACCAACGGCGTGCAGGCCTCCTACGTCGAGGTCGACACTGAGACGGGCTTCGTGCGGCTGCTGAAGCACTGGTGCGTCGAGGATTGCGGCACCGTGCTGAATCCGCTCCTCGTCGACGAGCAGATCCGCGGCGGCATCGTCCAGGGGATCGGCGGCGCCCTGTTCGAGCACTGCCTGTACGACAGCGAGGGCCAACTCCTGAACGGGTCCATGGCCGACTACCTCGTGCCGATGGCCGGCGAGATGCCCGACATCGCGGTCGCTCACGTGGTCTCGGCCACCGCGTCGTCCGAGATCGGCGCCAAGGGCGCGGGCGAGGCCGGCACCGCCGGCGCGCCGGCCGCGGTCGTCAACGCCATCAACGACGCGCTCGCGCCGCTAAACGCCCGGGTCGCGCGCCAGCCGGTGACGCCCGAGGTCGTGCTGGAGGCGCTGGGACTGATCTGA
- a CDS encoding ABC transporter substrate-binding protein — protein sequence MGTGFDRRRMLQGGAAASALALAAPALLRAAAAQDGPIRIGFPVPLTGAFGAEANDQVRAAQLAVKEFNESGGFQGRNAELLVRDDKLNPGEAATRTLELIEKDKVNVLVGGLSAAVTLSINNVARERGVIYNSISQSDAINEAKDFGRTTFHEALNPHMTAGAVGRYVFPKSGKRVAFLSADYAYGHEMMRGFKRAGEVFGIEVVADIRHPIGASDYSAFLPRIAALKPDVLCLCNFGRDQVVSIQQATEFGLKRKTKLVAPVLLFTARKAGGDAFDGVIGGTSYYWRLEDSVPSAKAFNDRFRAAYNGAVPSDYGALGYAGVRSVLEGVKAAGSVETDKVVAAMEALKADFYKGPQSFRKCDHQSVQSVLIVEAKSKDMKTPDDVFTILGTEGPDERFLRGCDELGHKA from the coding sequence ATGGGAACGGGCTTCGACAGGCGCCGGATGCTCCAGGGCGGCGCCGCCGCATCCGCGCTGGCGCTCGCCGCCCCGGCGCTCCTGCGCGCCGCGGCCGCGCAGGACGGTCCGATCCGCATCGGCTTCCCGGTACCGCTCACCGGCGCCTTCGGGGCCGAGGCGAACGATCAGGTCCGCGCCGCCCAGCTCGCCGTCAAGGAGTTCAACGAGTCCGGCGGCTTCCAGGGCCGCAACGCCGAGCTCCTGGTGCGCGACGACAAGCTCAATCCCGGCGAGGCCGCGACCCGGACCCTCGAGCTGATCGAGAAGGACAAGGTCAATGTCCTGGTCGGTGGCCTGTCGGCGGCGGTGACGCTCTCGATCAACAACGTCGCCCGCGAGCGGGGCGTGATCTACAACTCGATCAGCCAGTCCGACGCGATCAACGAGGCCAAGGATTTCGGCCGCACCACCTTCCACGAGGCCCTGAACCCGCACATGACCGCGGGTGCGGTCGGCCGCTACGTCTTCCCGAAATCGGGCAAGCGGGTCGCCTTCCTCAGCGCCGACTACGCCTACGGCCACGAGATGATGCGCGGGTTCAAGCGCGCCGGCGAGGTCTTCGGCATCGAGGTCGTCGCCGACATCCGCCACCCGATCGGCGCCTCCGACTACTCGGCCTTCCTGCCCCGCATCGCGGCGCTCAAGCCCGACGTGCTCTGCCTGTGCAATTTCGGCCGAGACCAGGTGGTCTCGATCCAGCAGGCCACCGAGTTCGGCCTGAAGCGCAAGACCAAGCTCGTCGCGCCGGTGCTCCTGTTCACCGCGCGCAAGGCCGGCGGCGACGCCTTCGACGGCGTGATCGGCGGCACCTCCTACTACTGGCGCCTGGAGGACAGCGTGCCCTCCGCCAAGGCGTTCAACGACCGGTTCCGGGCCGCCTACAACGGCGCCGTGCCCTCCGATTACGGGGCGCTGGGCTATGCCGGCGTCCGCTCGGTGCTGGAGGGGGTGAAGGCCGCCGGGTCGGTCGAGACCGACAAGGTCGTGGCCGCCATGGAGGCCCTGAAGGCCGATTTCTACAAGGGGCCCCAGAGCTTCCGGAAATGCGACCACCAGTCGGTGCAGTCGGTCCTGATCGTCGAGGCGAAGTCGAAGGACATGAAGACCCCGGACGACGTCTTCACGATCCTCGGCACGGAGGGGCCGGACGAGCGCTTCCTGCGCGGCTGCGACGAACTCGGCCACAAGGCGTGA
- a CDS encoding branched-chain amino acid ABC transporter permease: protein MSDIAIGGFPLDLLALQLVTGIALGAIYVLVGIGLSLIFGLMNVVNFAHGAFFMVGAYVGVFLYGYTGSFWLSLVAAPLAMGLLGLAVERVLVRPLYGRGIDDPLLLTFGLSYVMVESVRIAFGLTGLPFAAPPELRGAVDLGIGYFPLYRLFLIGFALAVVGALWLFIERTPFGLVIRAGARDPQIVQVLGIEIAKVWLAVFALGCALAGLAGILAAPLQGVTPEMGIPVLAEAFVVTVVGGMGSLAGAVLAGLIVGVVVAMTSLVAPDMTKMAIFALMALVLLVRPRGLLGRAGALG from the coding sequence TTGAGCGACATCGCGATCGGCGGCTTCCCCCTCGATCTCCTCGCGCTCCAGCTCGTGACCGGCATCGCGCTCGGGGCGATCTACGTGCTCGTCGGCATCGGCCTGTCGCTGATCTTCGGGCTGATGAACGTGGTCAACTTCGCCCACGGCGCCTTCTTCATGGTCGGCGCCTATGTCGGGGTCTTCCTCTACGGCTACACCGGCAGCTTCTGGCTCAGCCTCGTCGCGGCGCCGCTGGCGATGGGGCTCCTCGGGCTCGCCGTGGAGCGCGTGCTCGTGCGCCCCCTCTACGGGCGCGGCATCGACGACCCGCTGCTCCTCACCTTCGGCCTGTCCTACGTCATGGTCGAGAGCGTGCGCATCGCCTTCGGGCTGACCGGGCTGCCCTTCGCGGCGCCGCCCGAGCTGCGCGGCGCCGTCGATCTCGGCATCGGCTACTTCCCGCTCTACCGCCTGTTCCTGATCGGCTTCGCGCTGGCGGTGGTGGGCGCCCTGTGGCTGTTCATCGAGCGCACGCCCTTCGGCCTCGTGATCCGCGCGGGCGCCCGCGACCCGCAGATCGTGCAGGTGCTCGGCATCGAGATCGCCAAGGTCTGGCTCGCGGTCTTCGCCCTGGGCTGCGCGCTCGCCGGGCTCGCCGGCATCCTCGCCGCGCCTCTCCAGGGCGTCACGCCCGAGATGGGGATCCCGGTTCTGGCCGAAGCCTTCGTGGTGACGGTGGTCGGCGGCATGGGCTCGCTGGCCGGCGCCGTGCTCGCCGGGCTGATCGTCGGCGTGGTGGTGGCGATGACGTCGCTCGTCGCCCCCGACATGACCAAGATGGCGATCTTCGCCCTCATGGCCCTGGTGCTGCTCGTGCGCCCCCGCGGCCTCCTCGGGCGGGCCGGAGCCCTCGGATGA